The following proteins come from a genomic window of Kitasatospora sp. NBC_01246:
- a CDS encoding class I SAM-dependent methyltransferase → MRATAVGVARVRALETARENALFRDPLAQAFAAAGGLWPPSPPLPDDEAARRRRLAVSYSIVIRTKFLDDLLRQACASGIRQVVLLGAGMDSRAFRMDWPEGTRLFEVDTAAPLDFKASVLRQERAVARCDRITVAVDLREDWPGALAAAGHDPAAPTVWIAEGLLIYLPEGAVELLLARIGARSAAGSRMGLTSGSRGVIGRFGADAVPGSAASLWVSEMPDDPVRWLAGHGWEADCHTLRECGTAYGRPISTPPRREERPGGLISAVRR, encoded by the coding sequence GTGCGGGCCACGGCGGTGGGGGTGGCCAGGGTGCGAGCGCTGGAGACCGCGCGGGAGAACGCGCTGTTCCGCGACCCACTGGCCCAGGCCTTCGCCGCCGCCGGCGGCCTGTGGCCCCCCTCGCCGCCGCTGCCCGACGACGAGGCCGCGCGGCGCCGCCGGCTGGCCGTGTCGTACTCCATCGTCATCAGGACGAAGTTCCTCGACGACCTGCTGCGGCAGGCCTGCGCGTCCGGGATCCGGCAGGTCGTGCTGCTCGGTGCCGGCATGGACAGCCGGGCCTTCCGGATGGACTGGCCCGAGGGCACCCGGCTGTTCGAGGTCGACACCGCCGCGCCACTGGACTTCAAGGCTTCGGTGCTGCGCCAGGAGCGGGCCGTCGCACGCTGCGATCGGATCACCGTCGCGGTGGATCTGCGCGAGGACTGGCCGGGCGCGTTGGCCGCCGCAGGGCACGACCCGGCCGCGCCGACGGTGTGGATCGCCGAAGGACTGCTGATCTACCTGCCCGAGGGCGCGGTGGAGCTGTTGCTGGCCCGGATCGGCGCACGGTCGGCGGCGGGCAGCCGGATGGGGCTGACCTCGGGCTCGCGTGGCGTGATCGGGCGCTTCGGCGCGGACGCCGTGCCGGGGTCGGCGGCGTCCCTGTGGGTTTCGGAGATGCCCGACGACCCGGTGCGCTGGCTGGCCGGGCACGGCTGGGAGGCCGACTGCCACACGCTGCGCGAGTGCGGTACCGCCTACGGCCGCCCGATCAGCACCCCGCCGCGGCGCGAGGAACGACCCGGCGGACTGATCTCGGCGGTCCGCCGGTAG
- a CDS encoding LysR family transcriptional regulator yields the protein MQLDLNLLAALDALLEEGSVAGAAARLHVTAPAMSRSLGRIRRTTGDQILVRTGRTMTPTPYAIAVREQVHELLHQVQGVLAPSRELDLTTLERTFTLRWHDSLVAASGPALLAAVRAQAPGVRLRFLAESSGDTPGLRRGEVDLEANANRPAAPDIRAENVGETPLVIIVRHGHPLTRVVAVTAQHYAAAEHITVSRRGNLANTLDDALARLGLSRRVVASAPTEAAALEFARGSDVLVSVPEATTRTAVTDLGLVALPLPLELPSAPVYLSWHQRHDNDHAHAWLRGLARTALAACAAP from the coding sequence ATGCAACTGGATCTGAATCTGCTCGCCGCGCTCGACGCGCTGCTGGAGGAGGGCAGCGTGGCCGGGGCGGCCGCGCGCCTGCACGTCACCGCCCCCGCGATGAGCCGCAGTCTGGGCCGGATCCGCCGTACGACCGGGGACCAGATCCTGGTACGCACCGGCCGCACGATGACCCCGACCCCGTACGCGATCGCCGTCCGGGAACAGGTGCACGAGCTGTTGCACCAAGTCCAGGGGGTGCTGGCGCCGAGCCGTGAACTCGACCTCACGACACTGGAGCGCACCTTCACCCTCCGCTGGCACGACTCCCTGGTCGCCGCGAGCGGCCCCGCCCTGCTCGCCGCCGTCCGCGCGCAGGCGCCGGGCGTGCGCCTGCGCTTCCTCGCCGAATCGAGCGGCGACACCCCCGGGCTGCGACGCGGCGAGGTCGACCTGGAGGCGAACGCCAACCGCCCGGCCGCACCGGACATCCGTGCCGAGAACGTGGGCGAGACCCCCCTCGTCATCATCGTGCGGCACGGACACCCCCTCACCCGCGTCGTAGCCGTCACCGCGCAGCACTACGCCGCCGCCGAACACATCACCGTCTCGCGACGCGGAAACCTCGCCAACACCCTCGACGACGCCCTCGCCCGGCTCGGCCTCAGCCGCCGCGTCGTGGCGAGCGCGCCGACGGAAGCGGCCGCGCTGGAGTTCGCCCGCGGCTCCGACGTCCTGGTCAGCGTCCCGGAAGCCACCACACGCACCGCGGTCACCGACCTCGGCCTGGTCGCCCTACCCCTGCCGCTCGAACTGCCGTCGGCACCGGTCTACCTGTCGTGGCATCAGCGCCACGACAACGACCACGCCCACGCCTGGCTGCGCGGGCTGGCACGGACCGCGCTGGCCGCCTGCGCAGCGCCGTAG
- a CDS encoding inositol monophosphatase family protein gives MSAMLQDTTAVAASDADLLAQVAIAVREAGSALLPRFGDVVHYRTREELMHALAANDDTALDVLRPRLTQLRPEAGWVEDELDGGALPPGEWWVVDPAEGNVNHLHALPDWAVTATLVRDNRPVLTVVHLPLTGETYTALAGAGAHLDGRPLHVSPTADLGLGIVATSQARPDENEEVVRRVGSSITAMLFDALVVRTAVPATLHLVNVAAGRIDAFWQFAGARADLLPGALLVTEAGGRISDAQGRPWTPLSESFLAAAPGVHAQAVATLSR, from the coding sequence ATGTCCGCGATGCTTCAGGACACCACCGCCGTCGCCGCCTCCGACGCCGACCTGCTCGCCCAGGTCGCGATCGCCGTGCGCGAGGCCGGCTCCGCGCTGCTCCCACGCTTCGGTGACGTGGTCCACTACCGGACCCGCGAGGAGCTGATGCACGCGCTCGCCGCCAACGACGACACGGCCCTCGACGTCCTGCGCCCCCGCCTCACGCAGCTGCGCCCGGAGGCCGGGTGGGTGGAGGACGAGCTGGACGGCGGAGCGCTGCCGCCCGGCGAGTGGTGGGTCGTCGACCCGGCCGAGGGCAACGTCAACCACCTGCACGCCCTGCCGGATTGGGCGGTGACCGCCACCCTGGTACGCGATAACCGGCCGGTGCTCACCGTGGTCCACCTGCCGTTGACCGGCGAGACCTACACCGCGCTCGCCGGCGCCGGCGCCCACCTCGACGGCCGGCCGCTGCACGTGTCCCCGACCGCGGACCTCGGCCTGGGCATCGTGGCCACCAGCCAGGCCCGGCCGGACGAGAACGAGGAGGTCGTGCGGCGCGTCGGCTCCTCCATCACCGCGATGCTCTTCGACGCGCTGGTCGTCCGCACCGCCGTGCCCGCGACCCTGCACCTGGTGAACGTGGCCGCCGGCCGGATCGACGCCTTCTGGCAGTTCGCCGGCGCCCGGGCGGACCTGCTGCCCGGGGCGCTGCTCGTCACCGAGGCCGGCGGCCGGATCTCCGACGCCCAGGGGCGCCCCTGGACCCCGCTGAGCGAGAGCTTCCTGGCCGCCGCGCCCGGCGTCCACGCCCAGGCCGTCGCCACGCTCTCGCGCTGA
- a CDS encoding NADPH-dependent F420 reductase, whose protein sequence is MTTIAVLGNGRVGGNLAAALTRAGHEVTVADRTPGAAADAARTARIVINATPGDGSLERLTALREELRGKILVDVSNATADGPDGLPGELLHPGSSLAEQLQEALPGTHVVKTLNTMLFPVMTAPAMLTRAPDAFLSGEDPQAKQTVRELLNDLGWHDEWITDLGGIRTARATEAAILFVPHVIRANGFSPFAISIAR, encoded by the coding sequence ATGACCACGATCGCAGTTCTCGGCAACGGCCGCGTCGGCGGCAACCTGGCCGCCGCCCTCACCCGGGCCGGACACGAGGTGACCGTGGCGGACCGCACGCCGGGCGCCGCCGCCGACGCGGCCCGCACGGCCCGGATCGTCATCAACGCCACCCCGGGCGACGGCTCGTTGGAGCGGCTCACCGCCCTGCGCGAGGAACTCCGGGGCAAGATCCTCGTCGACGTCTCCAACGCCACCGCGGACGGACCGGACGGACTGCCGGGCGAACTGCTCCACCCGGGGTCGAGCCTCGCCGAGCAACTCCAGGAAGCGCTCCCCGGAACGCATGTCGTCAAGACCCTCAACACCATGCTCTTCCCGGTGATGACCGCACCGGCCATGCTCACCCGGGCACCCGACGCCTTCCTCTCCGGCGAGGACCCGCAAGCCAAGCAGACCGTCCGCGAACTGCTCAACGACCTCGGCTGGCACGACGAGTGGATCACCGATCTCGGCGGGATCCGGACCGCCCGCGCCACGGAGGCCGCGATCCTGTTCGTACCGCACGTGATCCGCGCCAACGGCTTCTCGCCCTTCGCGATCTCGATAGCCCGCTGA
- a CDS encoding ArsR/SmtB family transcription factor → MPTDDLPETFHVTTDEQLRAVSNLTRHRIMAVLRFEPATITQIAERVGLAKGSSSYHVRLLERAGLVKVVRTRKVRGVTERYYAMAARSIVLPDPGEGGPDLLMRHAVADLEAAPVDGERHVRMAHLRLTEEQFTELGARLQALADEYRELSDPSLPDASLVFALFHPATRVQAEGDAK, encoded by the coding sequence ATGCCTACCGATGATCTTCCCGAGACGTTCCACGTCACCACGGACGAGCAGCTACGCGCCGTCTCCAACCTCACGCGCCACCGGATCATGGCCGTGCTCCGCTTCGAGCCCGCGACGATCACGCAGATCGCCGAGCGGGTGGGCCTTGCGAAGGGGAGCTCCAGCTACCACGTGCGGCTGCTGGAGCGGGCCGGCCTGGTGAAGGTGGTACGGACGCGGAAGGTCCGGGGGGTCACCGAGCGGTACTACGCCATGGCCGCGCGGTCGATCGTGCTGCCAGACCCGGGAGAGGGAGGGCCGGACCTGCTGATGCGGCATGCGGTGGCGGACCTGGAGGCGGCGCCGGTCGATGGCGAGCGGCACGTGCGGATGGCGCACCTTCGGCTCACCGAGGAGCAGTTCACGGAGCTGGGGGCGCGGCTGCAAGCGCTGGCGGACGAGTACCGGGAGCTGTCCGATCCGTCCCTGCCGGACGCGTCGCTCGTCTTCGCGCTGTTCCACCCGGCAACCCGTGTGCAGGCCGAAGGAGACGCCAAGTGA
- a CDS encoding MFS transporter: MTSDLRKLPAGFGRLWTAQTVSSLGDGVTHAALPLLALTLTRDPMALAVVTAAGTLPWLLFGVLGGALVDRWDRRRTMWVTDAGRAVLLTIPAAAAALDLLSVPLLAAVAFLLGLGGLFFDTAATAYLPDLLGRDPALLERANSRLRGAQTAASGFAGPPAGSALLALGRAVPLLADAVSFAFSALLVRSLPAAPRPLPQARESLLRQARDGASYVFRNQLLLGLALRPAVGNIAFLAVETVLALFAHDRLGIGAFGFGLLLTAEATGGLLGAGIASFLGRRLGTGTALTCTAALEGLAVLVLAAAPNPYVAGLALAVCGAGMGATMVLAPSLRQTIVPAHLMGRVASTSRMLSMCAAPFGAFLGGWLATTYDVRTPLYTAAGLLLTMTAVTATMTSNRQVEAALRAAAPAEDPAHPGSRQLVHEGAV; the protein is encoded by the coding sequence GTGACCTCAGATCTTCGGAAGTTGCCGGCCGGGTTCGGACGACTGTGGACCGCGCAGACGGTGTCCTCGCTCGGTGACGGCGTGACGCATGCCGCGTTGCCACTGCTCGCGTTGACGCTGACGCGGGATCCGATGGCGCTCGCCGTCGTCACTGCCGCCGGAACGCTGCCGTGGCTGCTGTTCGGGGTGCTCGGCGGTGCGCTGGTGGACCGCTGGGACCGTCGGCGCACGATGTGGGTGACGGACGCGGGGCGTGCGGTGCTCCTTACGATACCGGCGGCGGCGGCCGCGCTCGACCTGCTGAGCGTTCCCCTGCTCGCGGCGGTCGCCTTCCTGCTCGGCCTCGGCGGACTCTTCTTCGACACGGCCGCCACCGCCTATCTGCCGGATCTGCTCGGCCGCGACCCCGCGCTCCTGGAGCGCGCCAACTCCCGCCTGCGCGGCGCCCAGACCGCCGCGTCCGGCTTCGCGGGACCGCCCGCGGGCAGCGCCCTGCTCGCGCTCGGACGGGCGGTCCCGCTGCTCGCCGACGCGGTGTCGTTCGCGTTCTCCGCACTGCTCGTACGCTCGCTGCCCGCCGCGCCGCGGCCCCTGCCACAGGCCCGCGAGTCGCTGCTGCGGCAGGCACGGGACGGCGCCTCGTACGTCTTCCGGAACCAGCTGCTGCTCGGGCTCGCGCTGCGTCCGGCGGTCGGGAACATCGCCTTCCTCGCCGTGGAGACCGTGCTCGCCCTCTTCGCGCACGACCGCCTCGGCATCGGCGCCTTCGGCTTCGGCCTGCTCCTCACCGCGGAGGCCACCGGCGGTCTGCTCGGCGCGGGCATCGCCTCCTTCCTCGGCCGACGGCTCGGCACCGGCACTGCGCTGACCTGCACGGCCGCCCTCGAAGGGCTTGCCGTCCTGGTCCTCGCCGCCGCCCCGAACCCGTACGTCGCCGGTCTCGCGCTCGCCGTCTGCGGTGCGGGCATGGGCGCCACGATGGTGCTCGCTCCCTCCCTCCGACAGACGATCGTCCCCGCCCACCTGATGGGCCGGGTCGCCTCGACCTCCCGCATGCTCTCCATGTGCGCCGCCCCGTTCGGCGCCTTCCTCGGCGGCTGGCTGGCCACCACCTACGACGTACGCACCCCGCTCTACACCGCCGCCGGTCTCCTCCTCACCATGACCGCCGTCACCGCGACCATGACCAGCAACCGCCAGGTCGAGGCGGCACTGCGCGCCGCCGCCCCGGCCGAGGATCCGGCCCACCCGGGATCCCGGCAGCTCGTTCACGAGGGTGCCGTGTAG
- a CDS encoding ARPP-2 domain-containing protein, protein MTTTPSGPAFRIDLAGLATRPAQVWGGVRLVPLVRAEPIEDLRLHQELYEPEYAAVPAGRRTDYLAYVPHGFVADWTRDGTPAAAYGTRLDAPSAIGATAPPERIRVRAPRRLAKRESRTRLRFLPLHLALEGYLALHFGGPTITWEEWSDRAVRHGLSPRAEEAYAGDRVRGLADALRVFEIHPGQCGLLVYVADALAAAFVVPHPDDYRALHRTLLLDLYGELIHHYALLSAAVPEFRADLRTAGPVNSVAELRTAVAGQERAWADFHDDTMAGGLLDPDYRAREVRRLGRFRLARFLPEFRPKQENHIGEAITDEDGRLAYLKTFRLSESQVRRGHLLDRLAAHEWHLPSAAASLGLTEPQLGLRIEGAGFAGLLRQDILDHYRRAARR, encoded by the coding sequence ATGACCACGACCCCGTCCGGGCCGGCCTTCCGGATCGACCTCGCCGGTCTCGCCACCCGGCCCGCCCAAGTGTGGGGCGGCGTGCGCCTCGTCCCGCTGGTCCGCGCCGAGCCGATCGAGGACCTCCGCCTCCACCAGGAGCTGTACGAGCCGGAGTACGCCGCCGTCCCGGCCGGCCGGCGCACCGACTACCTCGCCTACGTCCCGCACGGCTTCGTCGCCGACTGGACCCGGGACGGCACCCCGGCGGCCGCCTACGGCACCCGGCTCGACGCGCCCTCCGCCATCGGCGCGACCGCCCCGCCCGAGCGCATCCGGGTGCGGGCGCCGCGCCGGCTCGCCAAGCGAGAGAGCCGGACCCGGCTGCGTTTCCTGCCGTTGCACCTTGCCCTGGAGGGCTACCTCGCGCTGCACTTCGGCGGCCCGACCATCACCTGGGAGGAATGGTCCGACCGCGCCGTGCGGCACGGGCTGTCGCCGCGCGCCGAGGAGGCGTACGCGGGCGACCGGGTCCGCGGCCTCGCCGACGCGCTGCGGGTCTTCGAGATCCACCCCGGCCAGTGCGGGCTGCTCGTGTACGTCGCCGACGCCCTCGCCGCGGCGTTCGTCGTCCCGCACCCGGACGACTACCGGGCGCTGCACCGGACGCTGCTCCTCGACCTCTACGGCGAGCTGATCCACCACTACGCCCTCCTGTCCGCCGCCGTCCCGGAATTCCGCGCCGACCTGCGCACGGCCGGCCCGGTCAACTCGGTGGCCGAGCTGCGCACGGCCGTCGCCGGGCAGGAGCGCGCCTGGGCGGACTTCCACGACGACACGATGGCGGGCGGCCTGCTCGACCCCGACTACCGGGCCCGGGAGGTGCGTCGGCTGGGCCGCTTCAGGCTCGCCCGGTTCCTACCGGAGTTCCGTCCCAAGCAGGAGAACCACATCGGCGAGGCGATCACCGACGAGGACGGCCGGCTCGCCTACCTCAAGACCTTCCGCCTGTCCGAGTCCCAGGTCCGGCGCGGCCACCTGCTGGACCGGCTGGCCGCCCACGAGTGGCACCTGCCGAGCGCCGCCGCCTCCCTCGGCCTCACCGAGCCCCAGCTCGGCCTGCGCATCGAGGGCGCGGGCTTCGCCGGGCTGCTGCGCCAGGACATCCTCGACCACTACCGCCGCGCGGCCCGCCGGTAG
- a CDS encoding TetR/AcrR family transcriptional regulator translates to MRAGARVAQEPVIVWTRPERGTRGPAAVHTRAELAEVAVRLADRGGLAAVSMRQVGAELGTGQASLYRYVGSRDDLLDLMTDAVAGEIGLDVPLTGDPVEDLVALAVRAKDARLRHPWLVDVPPEPLRIGPNGMDFLEYALQALAPAGLPGRTSMEIVAVLNALTEQFSRAELQTDRGLTCRQGAQAAYIGETAARGGHPHLAAALAQQSEADPAEDGQLRFERIMRRVLTGLIT, encoded by the coding sequence ATGAGAGCAGGTGCACGAGTGGCCCAGGAGCCCGTCATCGTCTGGACCCGGCCGGAGCGCGGCACACGCGGGCCCGCCGCCGTGCACACCCGTGCGGAGTTGGCCGAGGTTGCCGTCCGACTGGCGGACCGCGGCGGCCTCGCGGCCGTGTCCATGCGCCAGGTCGGCGCGGAACTGGGCACCGGCCAGGCGTCGCTGTACCGCTACGTCGGCTCCCGCGACGACCTCCTCGACCTGATGACGGACGCGGTCGCGGGCGAGATCGGCCTGGACGTCCCGCTGACCGGTGACCCGGTCGAGGACCTGGTCGCCCTCGCGGTCCGGGCGAAGGACGCGCGGCTGCGGCACCCCTGGCTCGTCGACGTCCCCCCGGAGCCACTCCGGATCGGCCCGAACGGGATGGACTTCCTGGAGTACGCGCTCCAGGCGCTCGCCCCCGCCGGGCTGCCCGGCCGGACCAGTATGGAGATCGTCGCCGTACTGAACGCCCTGACCGAGCAGTTCTCCCGCGCCGAGTTGCAGACCGACCGCGGACTCACATGCCGCCAGGGGGCGCAGGCCGCGTACATCGGCGAGACGGCGGCCCGCGGCGGGCACCCGCACCTCGCAGCGGCCCTGGCTCAGCAGTCGGAAGCGGACCCGGCGGAGGACGGGCAACTGCGGTTCGAGCGCATCATGCGGCGGGTACTCACCGGCCTCATCACGTAG
- a CDS encoding alpha/beta fold hydrolase, with protein MSESTAHPWTPVRFAENGPVKLAYDRLTEGTGGEPLLLMTGLGVNRLWIPDGLCHLLADAGFAVARYDQRDGGESTHLPPAATRNPVSALFRKRGEAYTAEDMADDAIAVMDALGWESAHLLGVSLGGAIAQRVALRHPDRVRTVTTMSAVPGDVAGLKTMRFIRMGTLAKFAKLKFPATREGAIAASVEVSRLLASPARPFDEHAAREAAERTADAGVHDQQAQSRQVGAQWHGGPISGIRRPTLVVHGADDPLIKPAAATAIASRIPNARKLLLLEVGHELPESVWRTIAGEIRALANRAARS; from the coding sequence ATGTCCGAGTCCACCGCGCACCCGTGGACCCCGGTCCGCTTCGCCGAGAACGGGCCGGTCAAGCTCGCGTACGACCGGCTCACCGAGGGGACCGGCGGGGAGCCGCTGCTGCTGATGACCGGTCTCGGCGTCAACCGGCTCTGGATCCCGGACGGCCTGTGCCACCTGCTCGCCGACGCGGGCTTCGCCGTCGCCCGCTACGACCAGCGCGACGGCGGCGAATCCACCCACCTGCCGCCCGCCGCCACCAGGAACCCCGTCTCCGCGCTGTTCCGCAAGCGCGGCGAGGCCTATACGGCCGAGGACATGGCGGACGACGCGATCGCCGTCATGGACGCGCTGGGCTGGGAATCCGCGCATCTGCTGGGCGTCTCCCTCGGGGGTGCCATCGCCCAGCGCGTGGCCCTGCGGCACCCGGACCGGGTGCGGACCGTGACGACCATGTCCGCGGTTCCCGGCGATGTCGCGGGCCTGAAGACCATGCGGTTCATCCGGATGGGCACCCTCGCGAAGTTCGCCAAGCTGAAGTTCCCCGCTACCCGGGAGGGCGCGATCGCCGCCAGTGTCGAGGTCTCCCGGCTGCTCGCTTCGCCGGCCCGCCCCTTCGACGAGCACGCCGCGAGGGAAGCCGCCGAGCGCACCGCCGACGCGGGCGTCCACGACCAGCAGGCGCAGAGCCGCCAGGTCGGCGCCCAGTGGCACGGCGGGCCGATCAGTGGCATTCGGCGGCCGACACTGGTCGTGCACGGCGCGGACGACCCCCTGATCAAGCCCGCCGCCGCGACGGCGATCGCGTCCCGGATCCCGAACGCTCGCAAGCTGCTGCTGCTGGAGGTCGGTCACGAACTGCCCGAATCGGTCTGGCGCACCATCGCCGGCGAGATCCGCGCCCTGGCCAACCGGGCGGCGCGCAGCTGA
- a CDS encoding MazG-like family protein — protein sequence MPGEVAEAVIGALGADPRKSFSHDWDDVRREACDVALTALVTLAPMGGDPRRFFDEHLRRVAARDTTGGAPD from the coding sequence GTGCCGGGGGAGGTCGCCGAGGCCGTGATCGGCGCGCTCGGTGCCGACCCCCGCAAGAGCTTCTCGCACGACTGGGACGACGTACGCAGGGAGGCGTGCGACGTGGCGCTCACCGCCTTGGTGACGCTCGCCCCTATGGGCGGCGACCCCCGCCGCTTCTTCGACGAGCACCTGCGCCGGGTCGCCGCCCGCGACACCACCGGGGGCGCCCCGGACTGA
- a CDS encoding HAD domain-containing protein — protein sequence MTSSAQRPLLFLDVDGPLIPFGATAQELPDGYPTFRTATGLRVADANPLLARIDPAHGRRLAALPCELVWATTWMAEANEYVAPLIGLPELPVVTWPEPTGQDEQDELDGLHWKTRALLDWAAGRPFAWVDDEITDIDRAWMSAHHGDRALLHRVDPRWGLADADYAALDHWLREV from the coding sequence ATGACCAGTTCTGCACAGCGTCCGCTGCTCTTCCTCGACGTCGACGGACCGCTGATCCCGTTCGGGGCCACCGCGCAGGAGCTTCCGGACGGTTATCCGACGTTTCGGACGGCTACCGGACTGCGGGTGGCCGACGCGAATCCGCTCCTGGCCAGGATCGATCCCGCGCATGGGCGCCGCTTGGCGGCGCTGCCGTGCGAACTGGTGTGGGCCACGACCTGGATGGCCGAGGCGAACGAGTACGTCGCACCGCTGATCGGCCTGCCGGAACTGCCGGTGGTGACCTGGCCCGAGCCGACAGGCCAGGACGAGCAGGACGAGCTGGACGGCCTGCACTGGAAGACCCGCGCCCTGCTCGACTGGGCGGCCGGCCGCCCCTTCGCCTGGGTCGACGACGAGATCACGGACATCGATCGGGCCTGGATGTCGGCGCACCACGGCGACCGGGCCCTCCTCCATCGCGTCGACCCCCGTTGGGGCCTGGCCGACGCGGACTACGCCGCGCTCGACCACTGGCTGCGCGAGGTCTGA
- a CDS encoding ADP-ribosylglycohydrolase family protein — MTTISAARDSLEGLALGDGFGERWFPLFRSPKEAFEQIRARRTPEEGPWHWTDDTAMALSVYGILTAFDAVHQERLAQAFAATYRADQGRGYGYGMHLLLPELGADPASWRTAARALFDGQGSLGNGAAMRVAPLGAWFCADLDEAAEQAALSAEVTHAHPEGVAGAVAVALGAALATRGRSGPALAGADLLAEVADRTPAGAVRDGLRRAAELPAATEPWRAADLLGNGQRVRASDTVPFALWSAAHHLDSLADALWTTAEGLGDVDTTCAITGGVVAARTGLADVPQAWLACREPLPAWVAESEAEEPA, encoded by the coding sequence ATGACGACCATCTCCGCTGCTCGCGACTCGTTGGAAGGTTTGGCTCTGGGGGACGGATTCGGGGAGCGCTGGTTCCCCCTCTTCCGCTCGCCCAAGGAGGCGTTCGAACAGATCCGGGCCCGGCGCACCCCGGAGGAAGGGCCCTGGCACTGGACCGACGACACCGCGATGGCGCTGTCGGTCTACGGGATCCTGACCGCCTTCGACGCGGTCCACCAGGAGCGGCTCGCCCAGGCCTTCGCGGCCACCTACCGGGCGGACCAGGGGCGCGGTTACGGGTACGGTATGCACCTGCTGCTGCCCGAACTCGGCGCGGACCCGGCGAGTTGGCGCACCGCCGCACGGGCGCTGTTCGACGGCCAGGGCAGCCTCGGCAACGGCGCGGCGATGCGGGTGGCTCCGCTGGGCGCCTGGTTCTGCGCCGACCTGGACGAGGCGGCCGAGCAGGCGGCGCTGTCCGCCGAGGTCACCCACGCGCATCCGGAGGGCGTGGCCGGCGCGGTGGCCGTGGCCCTGGGAGCGGCCCTCGCCACGCGCGGGCGCTCCGGGCCGGCGCTGGCCGGCGCGGACCTGCTGGCCGAGGTCGCGGACCGCACCCCGGCCGGTGCCGTCCGCGACGGGCTGCGCCGGGCCGCAGAGCTGCCCGCCGCCACCGAGCCCTGGCGCGCTGCCGACCTGCTCGGCAACGGGCAGCGGGTCCGGGCGAGCGACACCGTCCCGTTCGCCCTGTGGTCCGCCGCGCATCACCTGGACAGCCTGGCCGACGCCCTCTGGACCACGGCAGAGGGCCTGGGCGACGTGGACACCACCTGCGCCATCACCGGCGGCGTCGTCGCCGCCCGCACCGGTCTGGCGGACGTGCCGCAGGCCTGGCTGGCCTGCCGCGAGCCGCTGCCCGCCTGGGTCGCCGAGTCGGAGGCGGAGGAACCGGCCTGA